The Virgibacillus siamensis genome includes a region encoding these proteins:
- a CDS encoding DUF6431 domain-containing protein → MAGSRRRVWYRHSGDKAKLIIRRLFCERCHKIHHELPDLLVPYKRYGTESIEQVLDDQLIDVPADESTLGRWREWFRNWGPYAVGCFNSIIRRFQLDLPVGSTSDPPRTVLQRIGRNGESFVGWLAKVVRPIVNVHLWVQTRSAFLSK, encoded by the coding sequence GTGGCAGGTAGTCGGCGAAGAGTATGGTATAGACATTCCGGAGATAAAGCGAAACTTATTATACGTCGTCTTTTTTGTGAACGCTGTCATAAAATTCATCACGAACTACCAGATCTTCTAGTCCCCTACAAGCGTTATGGGACAGAAAGCATCGAACAGGTTCTGGATGATCAATTGATAGATGTACCGGCTGATGAATCGACATTGGGGCGCTGGCGTGAATGGTTTCGGAATTGGGGGCCTTATGCTGTGGGTTGTTTCAATTCTATTATCAGGCGCTTTCAATTGGATTTACCTGTGGGGAGCACGTCCGATCCTCCACGGACCGTGCTCCAAAGAATCGGACGCAATGGAGAATCATTCGTTGGATGGCTGGCGAAAGTTGTCCGTCCCATTGTAAATGTTCATTTATGGGTACAGACCCGTTCTGCATTCCTGTCCAAAC
- a CDS encoding TasA family protein — MGSALSGGGTYVYFSDSEKTNNTIRGRNYGINVQPTCRK; from the coding sequence TTGGGCTCAGCCTTATCGGGGGGAGGAACGTACGTGTATTTTAGCGATTCAGAAAAAACCAACAATACCATTCGCGGCAGGAACTATGGAATTAACGTTCAACCAACCTGCCGGAAATGA
- a CDS encoding TasA family protein, translating to MELTFNQPAGNDENVIFNLDNIKPGDTQEQSFSIQNTGTLNFSKVMLDTDYKVNDAKGDNTLNFGKHIRVELFYNTSKGKKLITKTTLNQLKRDGPIDVIGGDGLPADQNGHYENFYVDISFVDNGEDQNQFQGDSLKLNWTFTAEQEDGEEI from the coding sequence ATGGAATTAACGTTCAACCAACCTGCCGGAAATGATGAAAATGTTATTTTTAATCTGGATAACATAAAGCCGGGAGACACACAGGAACAGTCATTTAGTATTCAGAATACCGGGACACTTAATTTCTCAAAAGTAATGTTGGATACAGACTATAAAGTGAATGATGCCAAAGGTGATAATACGTTGAACTTTGGGAAGCACATTCGGGTAGAGTTATTCTATAATACAAGCAAAGGGAAGAAACTCATCACAAAAACGACTCTAAATCAACTAAAAAGGGATGGTCCCATTGATGTGATTGGTGGGGATGGTCTTCCCGCGGATCAAAATGGCCACTATGAAAATTTTTATGTTGATATCTCATTTGTGGATAATGGCGAGGATCAGAATCAATTCCAGGGTGACTCCCTGAAACTTAACTGGACGTTTACTGCGGAACAAGAAGATGGGGAAGAAATTTAA
- the ssuE gene encoding NADPH-dependent FMN reductase: MGEIVVLSGSPSAASRSDSVLRYMGDLLIQKHFTVSHLSVRDLPYEDLFTGNWESPAIRDIALMIRNASGVIVGSPVYKGAYSGVLKALLDVLPRDVLQHTPVLPVMTGGSASHLLAIEYTLKPVLATLKGHNLKGLYLLDDQIDKHRNNPIIEDAILERTEKQLYYFADLVKGTVVWN, from the coding sequence ATGGGTGAAATTGTTGTATTGTCGGGCAGTCCTTCTGCCGCTTCAAGATCGGATAGTGTACTAAGGTATATGGGTGATTTGCTAATCCAAAAACATTTTACGGTATCACATCTCTCTGTCAGAGATTTACCATATGAAGATCTTTTTACGGGAAACTGGGAAAGCCCGGCTATCCGGGATATCGCATTGATGATTCGGAATGCCAGTGGTGTTATCGTTGGATCGCCTGTGTACAAAGGAGCCTATTCAGGCGTGCTGAAGGCATTATTGGATGTTTTGCCGCGGGATGTGCTGCAGCATACACCTGTTCTTCCTGTAATGACCGGTGGGAGTGCTTCACATTTGCTGGCAATTGAATACACATTAAAACCCGTGCTTGCGACATTAAAAGGGCATAATCTGAAAGGTCTTTATTTATTAGATGATCAAATTGACAAACATAGGAACAATCCGATTATTGAAGATGCAATTTTGGAACGGACGGAGAAACAGTTATACTATTTTGCGGATTTAGTAAAAGGAACAGTTGTTTGGAATTAA